Proteins from one Streptomyces sp. NBC_00390 genomic window:
- a CDS encoding rhodanese-like domain-containing protein has protein sequence MSTGRPIGIDELLEQVREGYERIGPQQAYDAAAAGALLVDIRYQALRERDGLIPGALVVERNELEWRLDPQGSHRAAEAVSHDLHVVVVCNEGYASSLAAASLHQLGLHRATDLVGGFQAWKAAGLPVAR, from the coding sequence GTGAGCACGGGCAGGCCGATCGGCATCGACGAACTGCTGGAGCAGGTGCGCGAAGGGTACGAGCGCATCGGACCGCAGCAGGCCTATGACGCCGCCGCGGCCGGGGCGCTCCTGGTGGACATCCGCTACCAGGCGCTGCGCGAGCGGGACGGGCTGATCCCGGGCGCTCTGGTGGTGGAGCGCAATGAGCTGGAGTGGCGGCTGGACCCGCAGGGGAGCCACCGAGCCGCCGAGGCGGTCAGCCATGACCTGCATGTCGTGGTGGTGTGCAACGAGGGATACGCCTCCTCCCTCGCAGCTGCTTCTTTGCACCAGCTCGGACTCCACCGCGCGACCGACCTCGTCGGGGGCTTCCAGGCGTGGAAGGCCGCGGGGCTGCCGGTCGCCCGGTAG
- a CDS encoding AI-2E family transporter, which yields MPRWLPRAMVLALALYACFQLGSWAFHQLIGLLINVLIAFFLALAIEPAVGRMAARGMRRGLATFLVFFAVLIASAGFVVLLGSMLAGQIVDMVEDFPKYLDSVIRWINDTFHTELSRVEVQDSLLRSDWLRKYVQNSASGVLDVSATVLGGLFKLLTIFLFSFYFAADGPRLRRALCSVLPPAKQTEVLRAWEIAVDKTGGYLYSRGLMALISGIAHYILLEILEVPYAPALAVWVGLVSQFIPTIGTYLAGALPMLIAFTIDPWYALWVLGFVVVYQQFENYVLQPKLTAKTVDIHPAVAFGSVVAGTALLGAVGALIAIPAVATLQAFLGAYVRRYDVTDDPRVQGHHRPRAGRALARMRRLLRDPAAPAGTAAVPETADSGPNEAQQT from the coding sequence ATGCCCCGCTGGCTGCCGCGCGCCATGGTCCTAGCCCTGGCGCTCTACGCCTGCTTCCAGCTCGGCAGCTGGGCCTTCCACCAGCTCATCGGACTGCTGATCAACGTCCTGATCGCGTTCTTCCTCGCGCTTGCCATCGAGCCTGCCGTGGGACGGATGGCGGCGCGCGGCATGCGCCGGGGACTGGCCACCTTCCTGGTCTTCTTCGCCGTGCTGATCGCGAGCGCCGGCTTCGTCGTCCTGCTCGGCTCGATGCTGGCCGGCCAGATCGTCGACATGGTCGAGGACTTCCCCAAGTACCTCGACTCGGTGATCCGCTGGATCAACGACACCTTCCACACCGAGCTCTCCCGGGTCGAGGTCCAGGACAGTCTGTTGCGGTCCGACTGGCTGCGGAAGTACGTGCAGAACAGTGCGAGCGGGGTGCTGGACGTCTCCGCCACCGTGCTCGGCGGGCTGTTCAAGCTGCTGACGATCTTCCTCTTCTCGTTCTACTTCGCGGCCGACGGGCCCAGGCTGCGCCGCGCGCTGTGCTCCGTACTGCCGCCGGCCAAGCAGACCGAGGTGCTGCGGGCCTGGGAGATCGCGGTCGACAAGACCGGTGGGTATCTGTACTCGCGCGGTCTGATGGCGCTGATCTCCGGCATCGCGCACTACATCCTGCTGGAGATCCTCGAGGTGCCCTACGCCCCCGCGCTCGCGGTCTGGGTGGGGCTCGTCTCGCAGTTCATCCCCACCATCGGCACGTATCTGGCAGGCGCGCTGCCGATGCTGATCGCCTTCACGATCGACCCCTGGTACGCGCTGTGGGTGCTCGGGTTCGTCGTGGTCTACCAGCAGTTCGAGAACTACGTGCTGCAGCCCAAGCTCACCGCCAAGACCGTCGACATCCACCCCGCCGTGGCCTTCGGGTCGGTCGTCGCGGGTACGGCGCTGCTCGGTGCGGTCGGTGCGCTGATCGCCATCCCGGCGGTCGCGACGCTGCAGGCGTTCCTGGGCGCGTACGTGAGACGGTACGACGTGACCGACGACCCGCGGGTGCAGGGCCATCACCGGCCGCGCGCGGGGCGCGCGCTCGCGCGGATGCGACGTCTGCTGCGCGACCCGGCCGCCCCGGCGGGGACGGCGGCTGTGCCGGAGACCGCCGACAGCGGTCCGAACGAAGCGCAGCAGACCTGA
- a CDS encoding alpha/beta hydrolase yields the protein MQPTFVLVHGAFSNSFSFAPLQAELGLLGHRSVAVDLPGHGFQATYTRAYQTPQDLEGLATAPGSIKGVTLADNAAHLIGTLERAKQNGPVILVSHSRGGITATAAANVRPDLIDRIVYVSAWCPVDLDVNDYYAEPEMATVDAASLGLALAGNPAELGLLRVNFRTADPDALAAFKAAFLADGTDEEFLTFLNTFQPDENLDVGTSTDRAQAETWGRIPKTYVRLADDTSLPLAIQDRLIREGNALRPDNPYDVRTLDGSHLKWLVDPAPAARVLGELAALAG from the coding sequence ATGCAACCGACGTTCGTACTGGTTCACGGAGCCTTTTCGAACTCCTTCTCATTCGCACCACTCCAGGCCGAGCTCGGCCTCCTCGGACACCGCTCGGTCGCCGTCGACCTGCCCGGCCATGGATTCCAGGCGACCTACACGCGCGCCTACCAGACCCCACAAGATCTCGAAGGGCTCGCCACGGCACCCGGCTCGATCAAGGGCGTCACGCTCGCCGACAATGCCGCGCACCTGATCGGGACCCTCGAAAGGGCCAAGCAGAACGGGCCGGTGATCCTCGTCTCCCACAGCCGCGGCGGCATCACGGCCACCGCGGCGGCCAACGTACGGCCGGACCTGATCGACCGCATCGTCTACGTCTCGGCTTGGTGCCCTGTCGATCTCGACGTCAACGACTACTACGCCGAGCCGGAGATGGCCACGGTCGACGCCGCTTCCCTGGGCCTGGCGCTGGCCGGGAACCCTGCCGAACTCGGTCTGCTCCGCGTCAACTTCCGCACCGCGGACCCGGACGCCCTCGCGGCCTTCAAGGCGGCCTTCCTCGCTGACGGCACCGACGAGGAGTTCCTGACCTTCCTGAACACCTTCCAGCCCGACGAGAACCTGGACGTCGGCACCTCCACCGATCGGGCACAGGCCGAGACCTGGGGCCGCATCCCGAAGACCTACGTCCGCCTGGCCGACGACACGAGCCTGCCGCTCGCCATACAGGACCGGCTGATCCGCGAGGGCAACGCGCTGAGGCCGGACAACCCGTACGACGTCCGCACCCTTGACGGCAGCCACCTGAAGTGGCTGGTCGACCCGGCACCAGCGGCCCGAGTCCTGGGTGAACTCGCAGCACTGGCGGGATAG
- a CDS encoding AraC family transcriptional regulator has product MDTDGAADRKGEWARHWQYPGVPGLDLLRARYVRHSFARHTHEGFVLGAVRRGIEDVVMPEGTIQARPGTVVMINPEVPHSARAGVPEGWVYSTLYPSSELIASIAAETTTLRGTAAFAETIVEDPDTARLVHEVHRAAEEGNALAADSLLRIAVARLLRRHGRSLPARTPTESGAPTAALARQLLEERMTEPPSLEELAQELDTSPFALLRAFKASYGLPPHTWLTDARVRSARRLLDSGVAPAEAAVAVGFTDQPHLNRHFTRIVGVPPGAYRKERARTYKTGDGAPA; this is encoded by the coding sequence ATGGACACGGACGGGGCGGCGGACCGGAAGGGCGAGTGGGCGCGGCACTGGCAGTACCCGGGCGTACCCGGTCTCGATCTGCTCAGGGCCCGGTACGTGCGCCACTCATTCGCCCGTCACACCCATGAAGGGTTCGTCCTCGGCGCGGTCCGCCGCGGGATCGAGGACGTCGTCATGCCGGAGGGCACGATCCAGGCCAGACCCGGCACCGTCGTCATGATCAACCCCGAGGTGCCGCACTCGGCCCGTGCCGGGGTGCCCGAAGGCTGGGTGTACTCCACCCTCTACCCGTCGTCGGAGCTGATCGCCTCAATCGCGGCGGAGACGACCACCCTGCGCGGCACCGCGGCGTTCGCCGAGACCATCGTCGAGGACCCCGACACCGCCCGCCTCGTGCACGAGGTGCACCGCGCGGCCGAGGAGGGCAACGCGCTCGCGGCCGACAGCCTGCTGCGGATCGCCGTCGCCCGGCTGCTGCGCCGGCACGGCCGCTCGCTGCCTGCCCGTACACCCACGGAGTCCGGTGCACCAACCGCGGCGCTCGCCAGGCAGCTCCTCGAGGAACGCATGACCGAGCCGCCGTCCCTGGAGGAGCTGGCACAGGAACTGGACACCAGCCCGTTCGCCCTGCTGCGCGCTTTCAAGGCCAGCTATGGACTGCCACCGCACACCTGGCTCACCGACGCTCGGGTGCGCAGCGCGCGCCGCCTGCTGGATTCGGGCGTCGCACCGGCCGAGGCCGCGGTCGCCGTCGGCTTCACCGATCAGCCTCATCTGAACCGGCACTTCACCCGGATCGTCGGCGTCCCGCCGGGGGCGTACCGCAAGGAGCGCGCAAGAACGTACAAGACCGGCGACGGCGCTCCTGCGTAG
- a CDS encoding DUF3046 domain-containing protein yields the protein MRLTIFWERMADHFGPAYADSFARDHVMSELGGRTVHQALAAGWEAKDVWRGVCAAVGIPADKR from the coding sequence ATGCGGTTGACGATTTTCTGGGAGCGGATGGCGGACCACTTCGGCCCGGCGTACGCCGACTCCTTCGCGCGTGACCATGTGATGTCCGAGCTCGGCGGCCGTACGGTCCACCAGGCGCTCGCCGCGGGCTGGGAGGCCAAGGACGTGTGGCGCGGGGTCTGCGCCGCCGTGGGTATCCCTGCCGACAAGCGATGA
- the recA gene encoding recombinase RecA: MAGTDREKALDAALAQIERQFGKGAVMRLGERPNEPIEVIPTGSTALDVALGVGGLPRGRVVEVYGPESSGKTTLTLHAVANAQKAGGQVAFVDAEHALDPEYAKKLGVDIDNLILSQPDNGEQALEIVDMLVRSGALDLIVIDSVAALVPRAEIEGEMGDSHVGLQARLMSQALRKITSALNQSKTTAIFINQLREKIGVMFGSPETTTGGRALKFYASVRLDIRRIETLKDGTDAVGNRTRVKVVKNKVAPPFKQAEFDILYGQGISREGGLIDMGVEHGFVRKAGAWYTYEGDQLGQGKENARNFLKDNPDLANEIEKKIKEKLGVGVRPEAPAAEPGTDAAGGAAPSDDAAKSVPAPASKAKASKTAAAKG, from the coding sequence ATGGCAGGAACCGACCGCGAGAAGGCGCTCGACGCCGCGCTCGCACAGATTGAACGGCAATTCGGCAAGGGTGCCGTGATGCGCCTGGGCGAGCGGCCGAACGAGCCCATCGAGGTCATCCCCACCGGGTCGACCGCGCTCGACGTCGCCCTCGGCGTCGGCGGCCTGCCGCGCGGCCGCGTGGTGGAGGTGTACGGACCGGAGTCCTCCGGTAAGACGACCCTGACGCTGCACGCCGTGGCCAACGCGCAGAAGGCCGGCGGTCAGGTCGCCTTCGTGGACGCCGAGCACGCTCTCGACCCCGAGTACGCGAAGAAGCTCGGCGTCGACATCGACAACCTGATCCTGTCCCAGCCGGACAACGGTGAGCAGGCGCTCGAGATCGTCGACATGCTCGTCCGCTCCGGCGCGCTCGACCTGATCGTCATCGACTCCGTCGCGGCCCTGGTGCCGCGCGCGGAAATCGAGGGCGAGATGGGTGACTCGCACGTGGGTCTTCAGGCCCGGCTCATGAGCCAGGCGCTCCGGAAGATCACCAGCGCGCTCAACCAGTCCAAGACCACCGCGATCTTCATCAACCAGCTCCGCGAGAAGATCGGCGTGATGTTCGGCTCGCCGGAGACCACAACCGGTGGTCGCGCGCTCAAGTTCTACGCCTCGGTGCGTCTGGACATCCGTCGCATCGAGACCCTCAAGGACGGCACGGACGCGGTGGGCAACCGCACCCGCGTCAAGGTTGTGAAGAACAAGGTCGCGCCGCCCTTCAAGCAGGCCGAGTTCGACATCCTCTACGGCCAGGGGATCAGCCGCGAGGGTGGCCTGATCGACATGGGCGTGGAGCACGGCTTCGTCCGCAAGGCCGGCGCCTGGTACACGTACGAGGGCGACCAGCTGGGCCAGGGCAAGGAGAACGCCCGCAACTTCCTCAAGGACAACCCCGATCTCGCCAACGAGATCGAGAAGAAGATCAAGGAGAAGCTGGGCGTCGGCGTCAGGCCGGAGGCCCCCGCGGCGGAGCCCGGCACGGACGCGGCAGGCGGGGCGGCCCCGTCGGACGACGCGGCGAAGTCGGTGCCCGCACCGGCCTCGAAGGCCAAGGCGTCCAAGACGGCGGCGGCCAAGGGCTAG
- a CDS encoding AzlC family ABC transporter permease, which yields MAEQTVQPEIPAGSPTPVAEPVSKADSAVVRDALGVGIAVGLSGFAFGVTSAGSGLTLLQTCALSLLVFTGASQFALVGALAAGGNPLTAAAGAFFLGVRNSFYGLRLSQLLALPRFVRPFAAHWVIDETTAVALAQPTRRSARLGFTVTGLTLYVLWNLTTLLGALGAEALGDTDAWGLDAAGPAVFLALLAPMLRTATERSVAALAVLLGLGFLPVLPAGVPVLVAALAAPAVLWLKGRGADGKVRADEAKAGRTKGEGR from the coding sequence GTGGCAGAACAGACAGTGCAACCAGAGATACCCGCAGGGTCGCCGACGCCTGTGGCGGAGCCGGTGTCCAAGGCGGACTCGGCCGTCGTACGCGACGCACTCGGCGTCGGCATCGCCGTCGGCCTGTCGGGCTTCGCCTTCGGCGTGACGTCCGCGGGTTCCGGACTCACGCTCCTGCAGACCTGTGCGCTGAGCCTGCTGGTGTTCACCGGCGCCTCGCAGTTCGCACTGGTCGGGGCACTCGCGGCGGGAGGCAACCCGCTCACCGCCGCCGCGGGCGCGTTCTTCCTCGGCGTACGCAACTCGTTCTACGGGCTCCGTCTGTCGCAACTGCTCGCCCTGCCCCGCTTCGTACGGCCCTTCGCCGCGCACTGGGTCATCGACGAGACCACCGCGGTCGCCCTCGCGCAGCCCACCCGACGCAGCGCCCGGCTCGGCTTCACCGTCACCGGCCTCACGCTGTACGTGCTGTGGAACCTGACCACGCTGCTCGGGGCGCTCGGCGCGGAGGCGCTCGGCGACACCGACGCCTGGGGTCTGGACGCGGCCGGCCCCGCGGTCTTCCTCGCGCTGCTCGCGCCCATGCTGCGTACGGCCACGGAGCGCTCGGTGGCCGCCCTCGCGGTGCTGCTCGGGCTCGGCTTCCTGCCGGTACTGCCCGCCGGGGTACCGGTTCTGGTCGCCGCGCTGGCGGCCCCCGCGGTGCTGTGGCTCAAGGGCCGCGGGGCGGACGGCAAGGTCCGCGCGGACGAGGCGAAGGCCGGACGGACGAAGGGTGAGGGCCGATGA
- the recX gene encoding recombination regulator RecX — translation MARRTEWPGDSADSSRAEKELSPQDPAERARAICLRLLTGTPRTRKQLADALHKREVPPEVAEEVLSRFEDVGLINDAAFADAWVESRHHGRGLARRALARELRTKGVDSTLIDEAVGQLDSDQEEETARELVARKLRATRGLDRDRRLRRLAGMLARKGYSEGMALRVVKRALEEEGEQTDDLDDIGF, via the coding sequence GTGGCCCGGCGAACCGAATGGCCGGGCGACAGCGCCGACTCGTCGAGGGCCGAGAAGGAGCTGTCGCCCCAGGATCCGGCCGAGCGGGCGCGGGCGATCTGCCTGCGCCTGCTCACCGGGACCCCGCGCACCCGCAAGCAGCTCGCGGACGCGCTGCACAAGCGTGAGGTCCCGCCGGAGGTGGCCGAGGAGGTCCTGTCCCGCTTCGAGGACGTGGGACTGATCAACGACGCGGCCTTCGCGGACGCCTGGGTGGAGTCACGCCATCACGGCCGTGGCCTTGCCAGGCGGGCACTCGCCAGGGAGCTGCGCACCAAAGGCGTGGACTCGACGCTGATCGACGAGGCGGTCGGGCAGCTGGACTCCGACCAGGAGGAGGAGACGGCCCGGGAGCTGGTGGCCCGCAAGCTCCGGGCCACGCGCGGTCTGGACCGCGACCGACGCCTGCGCCGCCTGGCCGGCATGCTCGCCCGCAAGGGGTACTCCGAGGGCATGGCCCTGCGGGTGGTCAAGCGTGCCCTGGAAGAAGAGGGCGAGCAGACCGACGACTTGGACGACATCGGCTTCTAG
- a CDS encoding cysteine dioxygenase → MSQTASPPAPSSTATSAPTAAELVDFVRRAAADEQLIATLPLDPEGRTWLRLDGPGGSEAWLIGWPPGTGTGWHDHAESFGAFATAGGELTEHSLAVRLPASGWKTLELNEGVDRERQVAVGQSRAFGKHHVHEVLNESDTEHAVSVHAYFPPLPLLRRFSRSGAVLRLEHVERPEDWQ, encoded by the coding sequence GTGTCCCAGACAGCGTCTCCACCCGCACCCTCCTCCACCGCGACCAGCGCACCGACCGCCGCTGAACTGGTGGACTTCGTCCGCCGCGCGGCGGCGGACGAGCAACTGATCGCCACCCTGCCCCTCGACCCCGAGGGCCGTACCTGGCTGCGGCTCGACGGGCCGGGCGGCAGCGAGGCCTGGCTGATCGGCTGGCCGCCCGGCACCGGCACCGGCTGGCACGACCACGCCGAGTCGTTCGGGGCCTTCGCCACGGCCGGGGGCGAGCTGACGGAGCACTCCCTCGCCGTGCGGCTTCCGGCGAGCGGTTGGAAGACCCTTGAGCTGAACGAGGGCGTGGACCGGGAACGACAGGTGGCAGTCGGTCAGTCCCGCGCGTTCGGCAAGCACCATGTGCACGAGGTGCTGAACGAGTCGGACACCGAGCATGCCGTCTCGGTGCATGCGTACTTCCCGCCGTTGCCGCTGCTCAGGCGCTTCAGCCGGTCCGGTGCGGTCCTGCGTCTGGAGCATGTCGAGCGTCCGGAGGACTGGCAGTGA
- a CDS encoding AzlD domain-containing protein, which translates to MSIWIAIAATVVGCYLVKLVGLLVPADTLERPLVQRLAALLPVALLAALTAQQTFSVDNALVLDARAAGVAAAAVALVVRAPFLVVVGAAVAVTAGVRALGG; encoded by the coding sequence ATGAGCATCTGGATCGCAATCGCAGCGACTGTTGTCGGCTGCTACCTGGTGAAGCTCGTCGGCCTGCTGGTGCCGGCCGACACCCTGGAGCGTCCGCTCGTCCAGCGGCTGGCTGCCCTGCTGCCCGTCGCCCTGCTGGCCGCGCTCACCGCGCAGCAGACCTTCAGCGTGGACAACGCCCTGGTCCTCGACGCCCGGGCCGCCGGGGTCGCGGCCGCGGCGGTCGCCCTGGTGGTGCGCGCACCCTTCCTGGTGGTCGTCGGGGCGGCGGTTGCCGTCACCGCCGGCGTACGGGCGCTGGGCGGCTGA